A genomic segment from Janthinobacterium sp. 64 encodes:
- the glyA gene encoding serine hydroxymethyltransferase, with protein sequence MFAKDHNLANVDPELFAVIQKENTRQHDHIELIASENYTSPAVMEAQGSQLTNKYAEGYPGKRYYGGCEYVDVAEQLAIDRVKQLFGAECANVQPNSGSQANQGVFFAMLKPGDLIMGMSLAEGGHLTHGMPLNMSGKWFDVVSYGLTVEEDIDYEAMERLARERKPKLIIAGASAFSKKIDFERFGKIAKEVGAYFMVDMAHYAGLIAAGLYPNPVPFADFVTSTTHKSLRGPRGGIILMKAEHEKAINSAIFPGIQGGPLMHVIAGKAVAFKEALSPEFVEYQKQVIKNADVLAKTLIKRGLRIVSGGTESHVMLVDLRAKNLTGKEAEAILGSAHITCNKNGIPNDPQKPFVTSGIRLGSPAMTTRGFKEAQAEEVGNLIADVLDNPHDAATIERVKAAVKVLADAHPVYAA encoded by the coding sequence ATGTTTGCAAAAGATCACAACCTCGCCAACGTCGATCCTGAATTGTTCGCCGTCATTCAAAAAGAGAACACGCGCCAGCACGACCATATCGAACTGATCGCGTCGGAGAACTACACGTCGCCAGCCGTAATGGAAGCGCAAGGCTCGCAGCTGACGAATAAATATGCCGAAGGCTATCCAGGCAAGCGTTACTACGGCGGCTGCGAATACGTCGATGTGGCCGAGCAACTGGCCATCGACCGCGTGAAACAGCTGTTCGGCGCCGAATGCGCGAACGTGCAGCCGAACTCCGGCTCGCAGGCGAACCAGGGCGTGTTCTTCGCCATGTTGAAACCAGGCGACCTGATCATGGGCATGTCGCTGGCCGAAGGCGGCCACCTGACCCACGGCATGCCGCTGAACATGTCCGGCAAATGGTTTGACGTTGTATCGTATGGCTTGACGGTGGAAGAAGACATCGACTACGAGGCGATGGAACGCCTGGCCCGCGAACGCAAGCCAAAGCTGATCATCGCCGGCGCGTCCGCGTTCTCGAAAAAGATCGACTTCGAACGCTTCGGCAAGATCGCCAAGGAAGTGGGCGCCTACTTCATGGTCGACATGGCCCACTACGCCGGCCTGATCGCCGCCGGCCTGTACCCGAACCCGGTGCCGTTCGCCGACTTCGTCACCTCGACCACGCACAAATCGCTGCGCGGCCCCCGTGGCGGCATCATCCTGATGAAGGCCGAACACGAAAAAGCCATTAACTCGGCCATCTTCCCCGGCATCCAGGGCGGCCCGCTGATGCACGTGATCGCCGGCAAGGCTGTTGCCTTCAAGGAAGCGCTGAGCCCTGAATTCGTCGAATACCAGAAGCAAGTGATCAAAAACGCCGACGTACTGGCGAAAACCCTGATCAAGCGCGGCCTGCGCATCGTGTCCGGCGGCACCGAATCGCACGTCATGCTGGTCGACCTGCGCGCCAAGAACCTGACGGGCAAGGAAGCCGAAGCCATCCTCGGTTCCGCGCACATCACCTGCAACAAGAACGGCATCCCGAACGATCCGCAAAAACCATTCGTCACCTCGGGTATCCGCCTGGGCAGCCCGGCGATGACGACGCGCGGTTTCAAGGAAGCGCAAGCGGAAGAAGTGGGCAACCTGATCGCCGACGTGCTGGACAATCCGCATGACGCCGCCACCATCGAGCGCGTGAAAGCGGCCGTGAAAGTCCTGGCCGACGCGCACCCTGTGTACGCTGCATAA
- the nrdR gene encoding transcriptional regulator NrdR: MKCPFCQHGDTQVLDTRVSEEGDAIRRRRRCGKCDKRFTTYERIELIMPAVVKKNGSRTEFAADKLRGSLMLALRKRPVAAASVDTAIASIQEKLLTSGLREVDSGYIGELVMQELKRLDKIAYIRFASVYKNFEDLAEFQDAIAEVGQARKP, encoded by the coding sequence ATGAAATGTCCATTTTGCCAGCACGGCGACACCCAGGTTCTCGATACGCGCGTATCGGAGGAAGGGGATGCCATTCGGCGCCGCCGCCGCTGCGGCAAATGCGACAAGCGTTTTACCACCTACGAGCGCATTGAACTTATCATGCCGGCCGTCGTCAAAAAGAATGGCAGCCGGACGGAGTTCGCTGCGGATAAGTTGCGCGGCAGTTTGATGCTGGCCTTGCGCAAGCGTCCCGTCGCGGCCGCCTCCGTGGATACGGCCATCGCCTCCATCCAGGAAAAACTGCTGACCAGCGGCTTGCGCGAAGTCGATTCCGGCTATATCGGCGAACTCGTCATGCAGGAATTGAAGCGCCTGGACAAGATCGCCTACATCCGCTTTGCCTCCGTCTACAAGAACTTCGAAGACCTGGCCGAATTCCAGGACGCGATCGCCGAAGTGGGGCAGGCGCGCAAGCCCTGA
- the pilV gene encoding type IV pilus modification protein PilV yields MFPAGGSSLVEVLVSLLLLALGLLGASILQLNSLRARHESALLSAGVQLAAGMAERMRANSVLMNGPDTGNPYLNVAYAAADGADAGGGAPDCFGTAACSAAELAQFDIAEWKQQLHAALPGARLHICRDAPAWDAAAQGLHWACSGGKGAPIVIKLGWRGRQPDGSPAVNGAGESLPRLAFQLGGGGA; encoded by the coding sequence ATGTTTCCTGCGGGTGGCAGCAGCCTCGTCGAGGTGCTGGTGTCGCTGCTGCTGTTGGCGCTGGGTCTCCTCGGTGCCAGCATTTTGCAACTGAACTCCCTGCGTGCGCGCCATGAGTCGGCGCTGTTGTCGGCGGGCGTGCAACTGGCCGCCGGCATGGCCGAACGCATGCGTGCGAACAGCGTGCTCATGAACGGCCCCGATACGGGCAATCCCTACCTGAACGTGGCCTACGCGGCGGCGGACGGCGCCGACGCTGGCGGCGGCGCGCCTGACTGTTTTGGTACTGCCGCCTGCAGCGCGGCCGAGCTGGCGCAATTCGACATCGCCGAGTGGAAACAGCAACTGCATGCGGCCTTGCCCGGCGCGCGCCTGCATATCTGCCGCGATGCGCCCGCCTGGGACGCCGCCGCGCAAGGCTTGCACTGGGCGTGCAGCGGTGGCAAGGGCGCGCCCATCGTCATCAAGCTGGGCTGGCGCGGCCGACAGCCCGATGGCTCGCCCGCTGTGAATGGGGCGGGCGAGTCGCTGCCCCGGCTCGCATTCCAGCTGGGCGGAGGCGGCGCATGA
- a CDS encoding PilW family protein: protein MNTLLHRHRGMSLVELLVALSLGALLMLAASSVLLAASGSYGDQSASARLDDNGRYALDTIARAVRQTAYVNWDSSAAPVAHADFDSANVAGLDAHSLGKNSEGISGALPGALHGSDVLALRYYGAGKEEGGDGSVLNCAGFGVGAAQTQAQRGWSIFYVAQGADGEGELRCKYRGANGWGADAVIRGVDGFQVLYGLDTDTPPDGVANRYVNASALDAYDAALVLVGADAAARQRDLHRRTHWKRVASVRVALLLHGEAGQADKMAELGPAQFDLFGKAYAEAHGAGDMGVRIARASLPVATRSRLRQQVQTSIMLRNGPA, encoded by the coding sequence ATGAACACGCTCTTGCACCGGCATCGCGGCATGAGCCTGGTCGAATTGCTGGTGGCCCTGTCGCTGGGCGCGCTGCTGATGCTGGCGGCCAGTAGCGTGCTGCTGGCCGCCAGCGGCAGTTATGGCGACCAGTCCGCCAGCGCGCGGCTCGACGACAACGGCCGCTATGCGCTCGACACCATCGCCCGCGCCGTGCGCCAGACGGCGTACGTGAACTGGGACAGCAGCGCCGCGCCCGTCGCCCATGCCGATTTTGACAGCGCCAACGTCGCCGGCCTCGACGCGCACAGCCTGGGCAAGAACAGCGAGGGCATCAGCGGCGCGCTGCCCGGCGCCCTGCATGGCAGCGACGTGCTGGCCCTGCGCTATTACGGCGCCGGCAAGGAAGAGGGTGGCGATGGTTCCGTGCTCAATTGCGCGGGCTTCGGCGTGGGCGCCGCGCAAACGCAGGCGCAGCGGGGCTGGAGCATTTTCTATGTGGCGCAAGGTGCCGATGGCGAGGGTGAATTGCGTTGCAAATACCGTGGCGCGAACGGCTGGGGCGCGGACGCCGTCATCCGTGGCGTCGACGGCTTCCAGGTGCTGTATGGCCTCGATACGGATACGCCGCCCGATGGCGTGGCGAACCGCTATGTCAACGCCAGCGCGCTTGACGCTTACGATGCGGCGCTGGTGCTGGTGGGGGCGGATGCGGCCGCGCGCCAGCGCGATTTGCACCGCCGCACGCACTGGAAGCGCGTGGCCAGCGTGCGCGTGGCCTTGCTGTTGCATGGCGAGGCGGGCCAGGCGGACAAGATGGCGGAACTGGGGCCGGCGCAGTTCGACCTGTTCGGCAAGGCGTATGCTGAGGCGCACGGCGCAGGCGATATGGGCGTGCGCATCGCGCGCGCGTCCTTGCCTGTAGCAACGCGCTCGCGGCTGCGGCAACAGGTGCAGACGAGCATCATGCTGCGCAACGGGCCGGCCTAG
- a CDS encoding pilus assembly PilX family protein, whose protein sequence is MAGAGVRRCSGCCVSGGQGRGATLVYVLCLQVIILLLGISAAQMALQGEKAARGERDRQIAFQAAEEALVDAQNDIEGSPGAPGRSSLFAPGSAAGFADGCGEGGALGLCLPASPDAPALWLSTDLDGAEGASRTVPYGQFTGAVMQTGQGFLPSRRPRYLIELLPFHPPGAQATAVAGGLATESYVYRITAIGFGAQESTQVVLQSYYRKQAAGAGP, encoded by the coding sequence ATGGCTGGCGCGGGCGTCCGCCGTTGTTCAGGCTGCTGCGTTTCTGGCGGACAAGGGCGTGGCGCCACCCTCGTGTATGTGCTGTGCCTGCAGGTGATCATCTTGCTGCTGGGCATATCGGCGGCGCAGATGGCCTTGCAGGGCGAAAAGGCGGCGCGCGGTGAGCGCGACCGGCAGATCGCGTTTCAGGCGGCGGAGGAGGCATTGGTGGATGCGCAGAACGATATCGAAGGTTCACCGGGCGCGCCCGGGCGCAGCAGCCTCTTCGCGCCAGGCAGCGCGGCCGGGTTCGCGGACGGCTGCGGGGAAGGGGGCGCACTGGGTCTGTGCCTGCCCGCATCCCCGGACGCGCCGGCGCTCTGGTTAAGTACGGACCTCGATGGCGCCGAAGGTGCCAGCCGCACCGTGCCGTATGGCCAGTTCACGGGCGCCGTCATGCAGACGGGGCAGGGTTTCCTGCCGTCGCGCCGGCCCCGCTACCTGATCGAACTGCTGCCGTTCCACCCGCCCGGTGCGCAGGCCACGGCCGTGGCTGGCGGCCTGGCGACGGAAAGCTATGTGTACCGCATCACGGCCATCGGTTTTGGCGCGCAGGAAAGCACGCAAGTCGTGCTGCAAAGTTACTATCGCAAGCAGGCGGCGGGAGCGGGGCCATGA